Within the Agromyces atrinae genome, the region GCGCCACGAGGTCGGCGGATTGCTCGGTCTCGGCGCTCACCGAGTTCGGCACGCGGACGAGGAGGCGTCGTCCATCGGCGCTCTGCAGATCGACCGCGTCGTAGTCGCCGTGCGATCCGCGGGAGTGCCGCTGGGCCGAGGTGATCTCGAGGCCGGAGACGGCCGCCGTGGCCAACGCGGCTAGAGTGAGAGTGGGTCTGGCCATGCCTCTCAGCATAGGTCGGCACCGCTCAGCATGGCCGACCGCCACGCGTTCCCGACATCTGCGCGAACCCGATTTCCGCTCGACGAGAGGCTTTCTGCGTGACCACTCCGCCTCCGCTCTCGAGGGCAGCGATCGACCGAGACGCCGCGCGTCGTGAGAGCGAAAGTCTCTGGAGTGATCTCGACGCCGACGCGTCGACCCGGGTCATGCTGCTCTCGCGCGGTCGGGCGCTCCTCACGGAGCGCACCGAGGACACCGCACCGCGTCTCGCCCTCCTTCCTGTCGGCGACCTGCCGTCATCCGCTCTGCGCCTCTATCTCGGTCGCGATGCCGACGGTTCTCCGATCGAGGCGCGCATCGTGAGTGACGACGACGCCGAGGCGATCGAGCCCGAAGAGCTGCGGTGGGCGGGTCTCCGAGCCATCGCGTCCGAACTGAGCGATCGCGACGCGGGTCTCGTCACCGAGGCGCTCGCGCTCGCGAACTGGCATTCGACCCACACGCACTGCCCGCGGTGCGGCACCCCGACCGACGTCATCCAGGGCGGGTGGGTGCGCCGATGCCCGGCCGACGACTCCCAGCACTTCCCTCGCACCGACCCCGCCGTGATCGTGCGGGTGATGGATGACGCGGGCCGCGTGCTCCTCGGGTCGAATGCGCTCTGGGCGGCCAACCGCTACTCGCTGCTCGCCGGCTTCGTCGAGCCCGGTGAGTCGCTCGAGGCCGCCGTCGTGCGCGAGATCGCCGAAGAGGCGGGCGTCGTCGTCGGCGACGTGCGCTACCTCGGATCTCAGCCGTGGCCGTTCCCCGCGTCGATCATGCTCGGCTTCGAGGCGCGCATCGCCGCGGGAACTGTGCCCGAGAGCGCGACGCCCGACGGTGTCGAGATCCTCCACCTCCGGTGGTTCAGCCGCGACGACATCCGTGAGGCGGGCGACGACGTCGTCCTGCCGGGGTCGTCGTCGATCGCGCGATGGATTCTCGAGGACTGGTACGGCGCTCCGATCGAGGACGATCGCTGGTGAACTCGCCCGAGAGCCTCCTGACGGCACTCGACGACGATCAGCGGGTCGCCGCCGAGACACTGCTCGGTCCGGTCTGCGTTCTCGCGGGAGCCGGTACCGGTAAGACGCGCGCCATCACGCACCGCATCGCCTACGGCGTCGCGACGGGGGCCTACACGCCGACGCGCGTGATGGCGCTCACGTTCACGAGCCGCGCCGCCGCCGAGCTGCGCGGCCGGTTGCGGGCGCTCGGGGCCGGCGGGGTCGCCGCTCGCACGTTCCACGCGGCGGCGCTCTCGCAGCTCGGCTACTTCTGGCCGCTCGTCGTCGGGGGCAACGCGCCCGAGATCCTCCCGGCGAAGGGCCGACTGCTCGGGCAGGCCGCCGAGCGTGCCCGGCTCAAGGTCGACACGGCGACGCTGCGGGATGTCGCGGCCGAGATCGAATGGCGGAAGGTGTCGGGTCTCGGGCTCGACGGTTACGCCCTCGCGGGCCGGCCCACCCCCGGGTCGCTCACGACCGAGCAGGTCGTCGAACTGCACGCCGCCTACGAATCCCTGAAGGACGAGCGCCGTCAGTTCGACTTCGAGGACGTGCTGCTCGTCATGGCCGGCATGATCGAGTCGGAGCCGTCGGTCGCGATGCACGTGCGCGAGCAGTACCGCTTCTTCGTCGTCGACGAGTACCAGGACGTCTCGCCGCTCCAGCAGCGGCTCCTCGAACTGTGGCTCGGAGATCGCCGCGAGCTCTGCGTCGTCGGCGACGCGTCGCAGACGATCTACTCGTTCGCGGGCGCCCGTGCCGAGTACCTCCTCGACTTCGAGCGCCGGTACGACGACGCCGCCGTCGTGCGGCTCGAGCAGAACTACCGCTCGACCGCCCCGATCATCGACGCCGCCAACCGGTTGATGCGCGGTCGCTCCGGCGCGCTCACCCTGCACGCCGCCACGACGGCCCCGGCCGACGATCCGGTGATCCTGCGCTACCCCTCCGACGTCGCGGAAGCCCGAGGCATCGCCCAGCGTGTGCTCGAACTCATCAACGCGGGGGAGCGGCCCGAGTCGATCGCGATCCTCTACCGCGTGAACTCGCAGTCGGCCGTCATCGAACGTGCCCTCGACGACGTCGGCGTGAGTTCGCGAGTGCGCGGAGGCGCGCGCTTCTTCGAGCAGCCCGAGGTCAAACAGGCCGTCATGACCCTGCGCGCGGCATCCCTCACCATCTCGGGTGAGCCCCTCTTCAAGTCGGTCTCCGACGTGCTCCGCTCGCTCGGCTGGAGCCACGAAGCTCCCGAGGGCCCCGGTGCCGTGCGCGCCCGGTGGGAGTCGCTCAACGCCATCGCCCGACTCGTCGACGACGCACCGCCCGAGATGACCTTCCGGCAGTTCACCGACGACCTCATGTCGCGCCAGGCGACGCAGCACGAACCGACGGTCGAGGCTGTGACGCTGGCGACCCTGCACTCGGCGAAGGGCCTCGAGTGGGAGAGCGTCTTCATCGCCGGAGTGAGCGAGGGCCTCGTACCCATCTCTTACGCGACGGGGTTCGAGGCGATCGACGAGGAACGCCGTCTGCTCTACGTCGGCATCACGCGGGCACGGCGGCGACTCGTGGTGAGCTGGGCCGAGCAGGGCGATCGTCAGCGCGGAGTACGAGAGTCGTCACGCTTCCTGACAGAGATCGGCACGCGCACTCCGCGTTCGCGCTGACCGCGCCGAGGCTCGTCCTGCCCGTGCGGCCGTCGATCGTCAGGATGGCCTCCGCGAGCGGGTTCTCCCCGGAGCCGAGGAACACCGCGAGGGCCGAAGCCACCTCGGCTGCGGCGGCGTACTGGATGCGAGTCGGCGTGTGGGCCGCTACTCGACCCATCAGTTGCGCGGCGATCGCGGGCCAGGCCTCGTCGACGTGTGTACGCCCGAGCTCGATGCACGCGAGGCAGGGCGCGGCACCCGGGACGACGAGCGGGCCGATGTGCGCGCCGGCGTCGTCGAAGACGACCGGGAGGTGCGGGATGTCGCGGCTCTGCAGCCGCGCCGCCGTGCGCGGATCGACGACGTAGTCGGCGGCGAGCACGACCGCGTCGGTGTCGTCGGCGAGGGCCCCGGCGACCTCGAAGCCGGCGGCCTCGATCGACTCGGCGATGCACGGGGATGCCGGGCTCTGAGGGTCGACGACGACGCGTCGGCGGGTCGTCGGGGCATCGTCGAGGAGGGCGCGTTCGACGCTCGCGAGCAGGATGTCGACCTGACGCGCATCTCCGCCGAGCTCATGCGCCAGCACGTCGAGCGCGGAGCGGACCGTGCCGATGCGGAGGGCGTCGATGAGCACGGCGTCCACCGCGTCAGCGTGTTCGACGGTCGCCACGCGGCGCCGGACGCCGAGCTGGATGGTCTCGGGCGAACGCCACACGACGGGAATCCGGGGATCGATGCGGAGGGCCATCCCACGAGCATGCCGCGCGGCGACGCCCGGACGCCCGCTATCCACAGCCCGAAGTCAGGGCATGGAGTCAGGGCGTGGAGTCGTCCTCGGGCTTCGGGGCCTCGCCGACGTCGCCGCGGAGGAGCGCCTCGAGCGCCTGGTCGAACTCGTCGTCCGCGGCATCCGTCTCGCTCGGTGTGCCGCTGACGCGCGCCACCAAGCGGCTCGGGTCGTCGAGATCCTCGGAGGTGGGGAGCAGGTCGGGGTGGGCCCAGAGCGCGTCGCGCTCGTCGATTCCGACGGCCTCGGTGACCGCCGCCCACAACGCCGATGCCTCGCGGAGACGGCGCGGGCGGAGTTCGAGGCCGACGAGGGTCGCGAACGCCGACTCGGCAGGACCGCCCGTCGCGCGGCGGCGACGGATCGTCTCGTTGATCTGCTCGGCCTTCGGGAGTCGCGAGGTCGCCGCGGAGGTCACGACGTCGACCCAGCCCTCGACGAGGGCGAGGATCGTCTCGAGTCGGCCGAGGGCCGCCTTCTGCGCGTCGCTCTGGGTCGCGATGAGCGAGCCGTTCGCGACGGCGTTCCGCAACGACTCGGTGTTCGACGGATCGAAGTCCTCGGCGAGCCGTTCGATGCGCTCGGTGTCGATCGAGATGCCGCGGGCGTACTCGGTGATCGACGTGATGAGGTGCAGACGAAGCCACCGGGCGTGCCGGAAGAGCCTCGCGTGCGCGAGCTCGCGCACGGCGAGGTAGAGCTGGACCTGGTCGACGGGGATGTCGAGGTCGGCGCCGAACTCTCGGATGTTCTGGGGGAGGAGGGCCGCCTGGCCGTCGTCGAGGAGCGGGATCCCGACGTCGCCGCCCGAGACGACCTCCGTCGCGAGCTGCCCGACGACCTGGCCGAGCTGCATGGAGAAGAGCGTTCCGCCGACTCCGCGGAGCATGCGGCTCGCGCCCTGCACCATCGACTGCATCTCTTCGGGCGCCTGCTCGGTGAGGGCGCGCGTGAGCGAATCGGCGATGCTCGACGAGACGGGCTCGGCGAGCTGGATCCAGAGGGGCATCGTCTGCTCGAGCCACTCGGTGCGGGTGAGCAGGCGCGGTTCGGACCCGAGGGTGGAGACCGAGACGGCCTCGTCGAGCCAGAGCCCGGCGACGTGGAGGGCCTGGTCGTAGACGGCGCGCTCGTCATCGGTCACCGAGAGCTGACCGGCGGCCGTGCGTTCGCGCCCCTGCTTGAGGGCGACCTGCGGGTCGATGCCCTCGGTTCCCGCCCCGGCCATCGCGCTCTGCAACTGGCTGAAGAGCGCTTGCACGCTCGCCGGATCGTTCGGCAGGCCCGCCGCACCGGCGAGGGCCGTCGGGTCGACTCCGGCCTGGCCGGAGAGCAGGTTCTCGAGCATCGCGCGGAGTTCTTCTTCGGGGCTTCGTTCCTCGCCCGAATCGTCGTGATCGGCCACTTCAGCCACCTTCCAGTCGCGTTCCTCTACGCTAACCCGAGAGACATCGGCCGCGCCGGGAAAACGCCCGAAGCCGGGCGCGAGACCTTCCGCTCATCGCGAACAGACCGTGCCGACGCCGAGGCGAGAGGACGCACATGGCCCTGTTCGAGGGATCGCTGGGAGAGCCCGCGATCGACGACGACCCCGAGACACGTCGCGAGCAGCGTCGACGCGGACTCGGCTGGATCCTCGTGCTCGTCGCGATCGCCATCATCGGCGTCTTCGCGTTCGCGCCGTCGCCCTACGTCATCGAGCAGCCCGGCCCGGTCTACAACACCCTCGGCACGACCACGACGAGCGACGACGAGGAGGTGCCTCTCATCTCCATCCCGGACGAGGAGACCTTCGACACCGAGGGAACCCTCGACCTCCTCACCGTCTCGATCGTCGGCACCCCCGAGCGGCGCCCCACGTGGGCCGACGTCGCCCTCGCCTGGGTGGACTCGTCGAAGGCCGTCATCCCCATCGAGCAGGTCTTCCCGAGCAACGTCACGCGCGAGGAGCGCGACGCCCAGAACCAGGCGGCGATGCTCGACTCCCAGCTCGACGCCATCGCGGCGGCCCTCGTCGAGCTCGACTACGACGTCGAGCGCGACGTCGTCGTGCAGAGTGTCGCCGAGGGGTCTCCCGCGGAGGGGGTCTTCGAGCAGGGCGACATCGTGACGTCCGTCAACGGCGAGCCCACCCTCGACGTGGGCCAGCTCCGCGCGGCCGTGCAACTGTCGGAGGGCGCCCCCGTCGACGTCACGATCCTGCGCGGAGGGACGACGACGGATGTCTCGGTCGAGCCCGTCCAGAGCTCCGGCGGCGCCTGGATCCTCGGTGTCGGCGTCGCGATGGACTACGAGTTCCCCATCGACGTCGAGATCCAGCTGAACAACGTCGGCGGCCCGAGCGCGGGCATGATGTTCTCGCTCGGCATCATCGACAAGCTCACTCCGGGTGCCCTCACGGGCGGCGAGTCCATCGCGGGGACGGGCACGATCGATTCGTCGGGAGTCGTCGGCGGCATCGGCGGAATCCGTCAGAAGATGTACGGCGCACGAGACGCCGGCGCGGCGTGGATGCTCGCACCGGCATCCAACTGCAACGAGGTCGTCGGACATATTCCCGTCGGTCTCCGCGTGATCCCCGTCGAGACCCTCGACGAAGCGCGCGGCGTGGTCGAGCAGATCGGCGAGGGCGCGGATGCCGCGGAGTTCGCCGAGTGCACGACGGGCTGACCCGTTCTGCCGCGGGCGAACTGACGGGAACCTCTCAGTGGGGCCCGCCTAGGATGGACAACTGACCCGTTCCCCCGAGGCAGAGGACGAGTGTGACCGCTCAAACCGAACAAAGTCCACGGCGCTCTCGCGCGCCGATCGCAATCACGATCGGCATCGTTGCCGCTTTGGTGGTGGGCTTCTTCATCTTCGCGGGGCTCTACGCCGACATCCTCTGGTACGACCAGGTCGGGTTCGTGAGTGTGCTCACGACCGAGTGGATCGCGCGAGGCGTGCTCTTCCTCATCGGCTTCGTCGCCATGGCCCTGCCCGTCTGGGCGGCCGTGCAGATCGCCTACCGCTCTCGGCCGGTCTACGCGAAGCTCAACTCGCAGCTCGACCGCTACCAGGAGGTCTTCGAGCCGCTCCGTCGCCTCGCGATGTACGGCGTCCCGATCCTCCTCGGCATCTTCGCCGGCGTCTCGGCGCAGGCGCGCTGGCAGATGCCGCTGCTCTGGCTGAACCGCACGCCCTACGGCGACACCGACCCGATCTTCGGCTTCGACATCTCGTTCTTCATGTTCGAGCTGCCGTTCTACCGGTCCGTCGTCGGCTTCGCGTCGGCCGTGTTCTTCATCGCCACCCTGCTCGTCATCGCGACGAACTACCTCTACGGCGCGATCCGGGTGAACGGCCGTGAGGTCGTCATCTCGAAGTCGGCGCGCATCCAGATCGCCATCATGGCGGGCATCTACCTGCTCCTGCAGGCGGTCAGCATCTGGCTCGACCAGTACGCGACGCTCACCGAGTCGAACGACCTCATCACGGGTGCGATCTACACCGACGCGAACGCCGTGATCCCGGGTCGTGCGATCCTCGCCGCGATCGCCGCCGTCGTCGCCGTCCTCTTCTTCGTGACCGCGATCATCGGCCGCTGGCGGCTCCCGCTCATCGGAACGGCGCTCCTCGTCATCTCGAGCCTCCTCATCGGCTCGCTCTACCCGTGGGTCGTGCAGCGCTTCCAGGTCGACCCGAGCGAGCGCACGCTCGAGGCGCCCTACATCCAGAACGCGATCGACAGCACGCGAGAGGCCTACGGCATCGCCGACCTCGAAGAGATCCCCTACACGGCGTCGACCGACGCCGAGCCGGGCGCGCTCCGTGAAGACGCCGAGACGACTGCCAACATCCGTCTCATGGACCCGGCGCAGATCGGGCCGGCCTTCGAGCAGCTCGAGCAGTTCCGTCAGTACTACCAGTTCCCCGAGCAGCTGAACGTCGACCGCTACCAGGTCGACGGCAAGACCCAGGACACCGTGGTCGCCGTGCGCGACCTGAACCTCGCCGGACTCGGCGGCGGTGAGACCTGGTACAACTCGCACCTCGTCTACACGCACGGCTACGGCCTCGTCGCGGCGGCGGGCAACCAGCGATCGGTCGACGGCAACCCCGTGTTCATCCAGTCGGGCATCCCCTCGACCGGTGTGCTCGGCGACTTCGAGCCGCGCATCTACTTCGGTGAGACCTCGCCGCAGTACTCGATCGTCGGCGCCCCCGAGGGCGGCAACCCGATCGAGCTCGACTACCCGGCCGGCGGCGACGACAACGAGCAGGTCTACAACACCTTCGACGGCGACGGCGGCCCGAAGCTCGACAACGTCTTCAAGAAGCTCATCTACGCGCTCAAGTTCCAGTCGGAGCAGATCTTCCTCTCCGACCAGGTGACGAACGACTCGCAGATCCTCTACGACCGTGACCCGCTCCAGCGTGTGCAGAAGGTCGCCCCGTACCTGACGCTCGACACCGACCCCTACCCCTCGGTGGTGGACGGCAAGATCGTCTGGATCATCGACGGCTACACGACGAGCGACGCCTTCCCGTACTCGAAGAAGCTCAGCATGAGCGACGCGATCGCCGACTCGCAGAACCTGTCGCCGACGCTCGCCTTCGACGAGGTCAACTACATCCGCAACTCGGTCAAGGCCACCGTCGACGCGTACGACGGTTCGGTCACGCTCTACGCGTGGGACGAAGACGAGCCGATCCTCGCCAGCTGGCAGAAGATCTTCCCGTCGACGCTCAAGCCCATGAGCGAGATGTCGGGCGACCTCATGAGTCACGTCCGCTACCCGGCCGACCTGTTCAAGATGCAGCGCACGGTGCTCGGCACGTACCACGTGACCGAGGCGGGCTCCTTCTACTCGCGTGACGACGCCTGGACGACGCCGAAGGACCCGACCCAGCCGTCGGCGAGCAACATCCTCCAGCCGCCGTACTACCTCACGATGCAGATGCCCGGCCAGGACGTGCCGAGCTACTCCCTGTACTCGACCTTCATCCCCGACGCGAGCGGTGCTCAGAGCCGTAACGTCCTGAAGGGCTACCTCGCCGTCGACGCGGATGCCGGTTCGGAAGACGGCACGAGGGCCGAGGGCTACGGCACTCTGCGCCTGCTGACCCTGCCCCAGGCACCCACGGTGCCCGGCCCCGGTCAGGTGCAGAACGTGTTCAACTCCGACCCGAGTGTCTCGGCGCAGCTCAACATCCTGAAGCAGGGACAGTCGGAGGTCATCAACGGAAACCTGCTGACGGTTCCCGTCGGTGGCGGTCTCCTCTACGTGCAGCCCGTCTACGTGAAGTCCTCGGGTGACACGAGCTACCCGCTGCTCCAGAAGGTGCTCGTCGCCTTCGGCGACCAGCTCGCCTTCGAGGACACCCTCGATGCGGCGCTCGACGCGCTCTTCGGTGGAGACTCGGGTGCGAGTGCGGGTGACGGAGAGCTCCCGGTCGGCCAAGAGGGAGATGGCTCTCCCGATGACGCTCCGGCCGAGCCGGGCGACACCGACGACGACAGCGGAGACACCCCGGTGGTTCCGCCGACCGACACCGCGACCGACAACGCCGAGCTGCGCTCGCTCTTGAACCAGGCCAACCAGGCCCTCAAGGACAAGCAGGCCGCACTGCAGGACGGCGACTTCGCCGCCTACGGTGTCGCCGACGCGAAGCTCGCCGAGCTCGTCGCTCAGATGCTCTCCATCACGGGATAGCTCGTGGCATCCGTCGAACTGAGCGGCGGCGAGTGGCTCGACGCCAATCGCGCCAATTGGGACGAACGGGTACCCGTGCACCTCGCCGCAACGGACTTCTACGATCAGGAGCCGTTGCGGCGAGGGGGCAGCGTGCTCGACCCGCTCGTGACTCGCGAGCTCGCCGAGCGGTTCCCCGACGGTCTCGCGGGGCTCCGCATCCTGCACCTCCAGTGCCACTTCGGCGCCGACTCGCTCTCGCTCGTGCACGCGGGCGCGACCGTCGTCGGCCTCGACTTCTCGCGACCCGCGGTGACCGAGGCCCGGCGGCTCGCCACCGAGCTCGGCGTCGCCGATCGCGCACGCTTCATCGAGGGCAACATCTACGACGCGCGGCACCTGCTGCCCGAGCCGGAATCGTTCGACGTCGTCTTCACGACGTGGGGCACGATCGGCTGGCTTCCGGATGTCGCCGAGTGGGCGCGCATCGTCGCCTGGTACCTGAAGCCCGGGGGAGTGTTCTACTTCGCCGACGGGCATCCGAGCTCGTACGTCTTCGACGGCGACGCCGGCCCCGGCGGCCTGCCGGTCTTCGCGTACCCGTACGGAAACACCGAGCCCGACGTCGTCGACGACCCGTCCGACTACGCCGACGCCGATGCGGCGCTCGCGAACTCGCGGACGTTCGAGTGGATGCACCCGGTCGGCGAGATCTTCGGGGCGATCACCGCCGCGGGCCTCCGCATCGAGCGCCTCGACGAGCACTACGAGGTTCCGTGGCGCATCTTCCCCGCGACCGAGCCCCAGGCGAACGGAATGTGGGGATGGCCGGCCGAGAAGTGGCTTCCGCTCTCCCTCTCGCTCACCGCGACCGCACCCGAAAGCTAGCCGCTTCCGCGCCGATTGGACGGCCCTCGAAACCCGTGCTAGTGTTATCTCTTGTGCCGCGGGGTGGAGCAGTTCGGTAGCTCGCTGGGCTCATAACCCAGAGGTCGCAGGTTCAAATCCTGTCCCCGCAACAAAAGCTCGATCTGAGATCGAGTCGAGAAGGCCGGTAGCGAAGACATTCGCTACCGGCCTTCGGCGTATAACCGGCCCGTTCGGTGCCGTCTGTCCGAGGCGCACACCCCGTTCTGGAGGCACCCGAACACCGTTCGGTGTTCGGCGGCGCGGTACTCTTCGTAGACGGGCACGAGAGCGCACCCCTACGTGTGCAGCCCGGCAGGATCGGGGAGCGTTGCCAGATGAGCGGTGACAGAGCGTTACAGGTCGTCGTGGTCGACGACAGCGACGACCAGCGAGAGCTGCTGCGGACGCAGTTCGCACGAGCGGGGTGCGACGTCAGCACTGCTGTCGACTCGTTCGAGGC harbors:
- the nudC gene encoding NAD(+) diphosphatase; the encoded protein is MTTPPPLSRAAIDRDAARRESESLWSDLDADASTRVMLLSRGRALLTERTEDTAPRLALLPVGDLPSSALRLYLGRDADGSPIEARIVSDDDAEAIEPEELRWAGLRAIASELSDRDAGLVTEALALANWHSTHTHCPRCGTPTDVIQGGWVRRCPADDSQHFPRTDPAVIVRVMDDAGRVLLGSNALWAANRYSLLAGFVEPGESLEAAVVREIAEEAGVVVGDVRYLGSQPWPFPASIMLGFEARIAAGTVPESATPDGVEILHLRWFSRDDIREAGDDVVLPGSSSIARWILEDWYGAPIEDDRW
- a CDS encoding YlbL family protein translates to MALFEGSLGEPAIDDDPETRREQRRRGLGWILVLVAIAIIGVFAFAPSPYVIEQPGPVYNTLGTTTTSDDEEVPLISIPDEETFDTEGTLDLLTVSIVGTPERRPTWADVALAWVDSSKAVIPIEQVFPSNVTREERDAQNQAAMLDSQLDAIAAALVELDYDVERDVVVQSVAEGSPAEGVFEQGDIVTSVNGEPTLDVGQLRAAVQLSEGAPVDVTILRGGTTTDVSVEPVQSSGGAWILGVGVAMDYEFPIDVEIQLNNVGGPSAGMMFSLGIIDKLTPGALTGGESIAGTGTIDSSGVVGGIGGIRQKMYGARDAGAAWMLAPASNCNEVVGHIPVGLRVIPVETLDEARGVVEQIGEGADAAEFAECTTG
- a CDS encoding zinc-dependent metalloprotease — encoded protein: MLENLLSGQAGVDPTALAGAAGLPNDPASVQALFSQLQSAMAGAGTEGIDPQVALKQGRERTAAGQLSVTDDERAVYDQALHVAGLWLDEAVSVSTLGSEPRLLTRTEWLEQTMPLWIQLAEPVSSSIADSLTRALTEQAPEEMQSMVQGASRMLRGVGGTLFSMQLGQVVGQLATEVVSGGDVGIPLLDDGQAALLPQNIREFGADLDIPVDQVQLYLAVRELAHARLFRHARWLRLHLITSITEYARGISIDTERIERLAEDFDPSNTESLRNAVANGSLIATQSDAQKAALGRLETILALVEGWVDVVTSAATSRLPKAEQINETIRRRRATGGPAESAFATLVGLELRPRRLREASALWAAVTEAVGIDERDALWAHPDLLPTSEDLDDPSRLVARVSGTPSETDAADDEFDQALEALLRGDVGEAPKPEDDSTP
- a CDS encoding ATP-dependent helicase, coding for MDSRGLVRRSDRGRSLVNSPESLLTALDDDQRVAAETLLGPVCVLAGAGTGKTRAITHRIAYGVATGAYTPTRVMALTFTSRAAAELRGRLRALGAGGVAARTFHAAALSQLGYFWPLVVGGNAPEILPAKGRLLGQAAERARLKVDTATLRDVAAEIEWRKVSGLGLDGYALAGRPTPGSLTTEQVVELHAAYESLKDERRQFDFEDVLLVMAGMIESEPSVAMHVREQYRFFVVDEYQDVSPLQQRLLELWLGDRRELCVVGDASQTIYSFAGARAEYLLDFERRYDDAAVVRLEQNYRSTAPIIDAANRLMRGRSGALTLHAATTAPADDPVILRYPSDVAEARGIAQRVLELINAGERPESIAILYRVNSQSAVIERALDDVGVSSRVRGGARFFEQPEVKQAVMTLRAASLTISGEPLFKSVSDVLRSLGWSHEAPEGPGAVRARWESLNAIARLVDDAPPEMTFRQFTDDLMSRQATQHEPTVEAVTLATLHSAKGLEWESVFIAGVSEGLVPISYATGFEAIDEERRLLYVGITRARRRLVVSWAEQGDRQRGVRESSRFLTEIGTRTPRSR
- a CDS encoding UPF0182 family membrane protein; translation: MTAQTEQSPRRSRAPIAITIGIVAALVVGFFIFAGLYADILWYDQVGFVSVLTTEWIARGVLFLIGFVAMALPVWAAVQIAYRSRPVYAKLNSQLDRYQEVFEPLRRLAMYGVPILLGIFAGVSAQARWQMPLLWLNRTPYGDTDPIFGFDISFFMFELPFYRSVVGFASAVFFIATLLVIATNYLYGAIRVNGREVVISKSARIQIAIMAGIYLLLQAVSIWLDQYATLTESNDLITGAIYTDANAVIPGRAILAAIAAVVAVLFFVTAIIGRWRLPLIGTALLVISSLLIGSLYPWVVQRFQVDPSERTLEAPYIQNAIDSTREAYGIADLEEIPYTASTDAEPGALREDAETTANIRLMDPAQIGPAFEQLEQFRQYYQFPEQLNVDRYQVDGKTQDTVVAVRDLNLAGLGGGETWYNSHLVYTHGYGLVAAAGNQRSVDGNPVFIQSGIPSTGVLGDFEPRIYFGETSPQYSIVGAPEGGNPIELDYPAGGDDNEQVYNTFDGDGGPKLDNVFKKLIYALKFQSEQIFLSDQVTNDSQILYDRDPLQRVQKVAPYLTLDTDPYPSVVDGKIVWIIDGYTTSDAFPYSKKLSMSDAIADSQNLSPTLAFDEVNYIRNSVKATVDAYDGSVTLYAWDEDEPILASWQKIFPSTLKPMSEMSGDLMSHVRYPADLFKMQRTVLGTYHVTEAGSFYSRDDAWTTPKDPTQPSASNILQPPYYLTMQMPGQDVPSYSLYSTFIPDASGAQSRNVLKGYLAVDADAGSEDGTRAEGYGTLRLLTLPQAPTVPGPGQVQNVFNSDPSVSAQLNILKQGQSEVINGNLLTVPVGGGLLYVQPVYVKSSGDTSYPLLQKVLVAFGDQLAFEDTLDAALDALFGGDSGASAGDGELPVGQEGDGSPDDAPAEPGDTDDDSGDTPVVPPTDTATDNAELRSLLNQANQALKDKQAALQDGDFAAYGVADAKLAELVAQMLSITG
- a CDS encoding class I SAM-dependent methyltransferase; the protein is MASVELSGGEWLDANRANWDERVPVHLAATDFYDQEPLRRGGSVLDPLVTRELAERFPDGLAGLRILHLQCHFGADSLSLVHAGATVVGLDFSRPAVTEARRLATELGVADRARFIEGNIYDARHLLPEPESFDVVFTTWGTIGWLPDVAEWARIVAWYLKPGGVFYFADGHPSSYVFDGDAGPGGLPVFAYPYGNTEPDVVDDPSDYADADAALANSRTFEWMHPVGEIFGAITAAGLRIERLDEHYEVPWRIFPATEPQANGMWGWPAEKWLPLSLSLTATAPES